The following are encoded in a window of Octopus sinensis linkage group LG23, ASM634580v1, whole genome shotgun sequence genomic DNA:
- the LOC115223554 gene encoding mitochondrial ribosome-associated GTPase 1, with amino-acid sequence MAEKFVKHGHLFRKSFTLANKNVAKWFPGHMHKGMQKMVSRIKSVDCVIEVRDARIPLSGQNPKFSGILAARPHVLLLNKADLCDMSFKDDVEHMLKQQGIKELMWINCKEQFPSVIKKDLIPTIMNSINSYERYKQTDLSIYNVMVIGIPNVGKSSLINTIRRVLIQKGKATPVGARAGITRSVLEKIKVSADPKIYVYDTPGVLAPEVKNVDVGMKLALCACLQDHLVGEDVIVDFLLYWFNKHNNFRYVSVFELKEPLDDVLEFLNHVALKNNKIARVTSLDPSQGRTVYKPDFTAAAALVLKKFRAGELGPVMLDSNKMKHLHKA; translated from the exons ATGGCAGAGAAATTTGTCAAACATGGACATCTTTTccgaaagtcttttacgttagCAAACAAAAACGTTGCCAAGTGGTTTCCTGGTCACATGCATAAAG GCATGCAAAAAATGGTCAGCCGTATCAAAAGTGTTGATTGTGTCATAGAAGTAAGAGATGCAAGA ATTCCATTGTCAGGGCAGAACCCCAAGTTTTCTGGAATCCTCGCTGCCAGACCACATGTGTTACTTTTGAACAAAGCTGACCTGTGTGACATGAGTTTTAAAGATGATGTTGAACACATGTTAAAGCAACAAGGCATAAAAGAATTGATGTGGATCAACTGCAAGGAACAGTTTCCTTCTGTGataaagaaagat ctGATACCAACTATAATGAACAGCATTAATTCCTATGAAAGatataaacagacagat ttatcaATATACAATGTGATGGTGATAGGAATACCAAATGTCGGAAAGTCTTCACTCATAAATACAATACGAAGGGTACTTATACAAAAAG gTAAAGCCACTCCTGTAGGGGCAAGGGCAGGTATTACAAGATCTGTGTTGGAGAAAATTAAG GTATCAGCTGACCCAAAAATTTATGTCTATGACACTCCAGGAGTATTAGCACCAGAAGTGAAGAACGTTGATGTTGGGATGAAGTTAGCTCTTTGCG CTTGTCTTCAAGACCATCTGGTTGGAGAAGACGTGATTGTCGACTTTTTACTCTACTGGTTCAACAAGCACAACAATTTTCG cTACGTATCAGTGTTTGAATTGAAAGAACCTTTGGATGATGTCCTGGAGTTCCTAAATCATGTGGCCTTGAAGAACAACAAAATAGCACGGGTTACTTCTCTAGATCCTTCACAAG GTCGTACAGTATACAAGCCTGACTTCACTGCAGCAGCTGCACTTGTCTTAAAGAAATTTCGAGCCGGAGAGCTTGGTCCAGTTATGCTTGACAGTAATAAAATGAAGCATTTACATAAAGCATAA